GGTGGCCGCCGACTCCAGCAAACTCGGGCAACGGGCGTTCGCCCGGATCTGTGCGGCCGAGGCGGTGGACACGCTGGTCACGGACACGGCGGCCGACGCGGAGACGGTGCGGCGCTTCGAGGAGGCCGGCCTCAGGGTCGTCACCGTCTGACGGCGGCGGTGTGCCGGCGGTTCTAGGCTGGGGCTGAGGCGCCTACCGGGCAGGGAGGCTGTCATGGGCGGAACGGCACAGGACCGGGGCGGGCCGGGCGGCCGGCGGTACGTACCGATCGCCGAGCACGGGCTGATCGGCGATCTGCGCAGTGTGGCCCTGGTGGGGACCGACGGCACCATCGACTGGTACTGCTGCCCGGCCTTCGACGCTCCGAGCGTGTTCGCCTCGATCCTGGACGCGGAGCGCGGCGGCTGCTTCGAACTGGCGGCCACGGTGCCGGCGCGGACCAAGCAGTTCTACTTCCCCGACACCAACGTCCTGATCACCCGGTTCTTCACCGAGGACGGGGTCGGCGAGGTGCAGGACTTCATGCCGGTCGGCGGCGGGCCGGCCGAGGCCGAGCGGCACCGGCTGATCCGGCGGGTGGTGTGCGTGCGCGGCTCGATCCCCTTCCGTACGCGGGTGGCGCCCCGGTTCGACTACGGCTCCCTGCCGCACACCGTCCGGCTGACCGGCGACACCGCGGTGTTCGAGACCGAGGGGCTGGCGCTCGCGCTGACCGCGACCGTGCCGCTGGAGGCCGACGGGCCGGAGGTGCGCGGCGACTTCAAACTTTCCGAGGGCGAGTCGGCGGTGTTCGCGCTGGACAAGGTCGGCGGCGATGTGACGCCCCGCCGGTGCGCGCGCACCGAGGCCGAGGAGCAGTTCGCGGCGACGGTGGCGTACTGGCGGCGCTGGCTGTCGTCGTCCCGCTACAAGGGCCGCTGGCGGGAGATGGTGCACCGCTCGGCCCTGACGCTGAAGCTGCTCACGTACGCACCGACCGGCGCGATCGTGGCCGCGCCGACGACGAGCCTGCCCGAGGAGCTCGGCGGCGAGCGCAATTGGGACTACCGGTACGTGTGGGTGCGCGACGCGGCGTTCTGCGTCTACGCCCTGCTGCGACTGGGTTTCACCGGTGAGGCCGAGGCGTTCATGGACTTCGTGACCCGGCACATCAGCCCGGGTGACGGCAAGACCTCCGGCCCACTGCAGATCATGTACGGCATCGACGGGCGCACCGAGCTGCCCGAGCGCACCCTGGACCATCTGGAGGGCCACCACGGCTCGGCACCGGTACGGGTCGGCAACGCGGCGGCCGACCAGCTCCAGCTCGACATCTACGGCGCGCTGATCGACTCCATCTACCTCTACGACAAGTGGGCCAAGCCCATCTCCAGCGGCCACTGGGACGACGTGTGCGCCCTGGTGGACTGGGTGTGCACGCACTGGGACCAGCCCGACGAGGGGATCTGGGAGACGCGCGGCGGGCGCAAGAACTTCCTGTACTCGCGGCTGATGTGCTGGGTGGCGATCGAGCGGGCCATCCGGATGGCCAACCGGCGCGGCCTGCCCGCCGAGCTGCCGCGGTGGCGGGAGTGCCGCGACACGATCTACCGGCGGATCATGAGCCGGGGCTGGTGCGAGGAGCGCGGGGCCTTCGTCCAGCACGAGGACGGTGACGTGCTGGACGCCGCCGTGCTGATGATGCCGCTGACGAAGTTCATCGCCCCCACCGATCCGAAGTGGCTGTCGACGCTGGACGTGCTCACCGAGGAGCTGGTGTCCGACTCGCTGGTCTACCGCTACGACCCCCGGTCGAGCCCCGACGGGCTGCGCGGCGACGAGGGCACGTTCTCCATCTGCTCGTTCTGGTACGTCGAGGCGATGGTGCACGCCGGGCGGATCGACGAGGCGCGCCTGGCCTTCGAGAAGATGCTGACGTACGCCAATCATCTCGGCCTGTACGCCGAGGAGATCAGCCACACCGGGGAGCAGCAGGGCAACTTCCCGCAGGCGTTCACGCACCTCGCGCTGATCAGCGCGGCCTTCAACCTGGACCGGGCGCTCGGCTGACGCTCAGTGCCCGTGGCCGTCGTCCGCATGCCCCTCGGGGTACCGGACCCGGCCGCCGCTTGCCCGGCGTGGACGGTGAACGCCGCCGTGCGGACCTTCCCGTCGTGCTTGAAGTCGAGGAACAGGCGGTAGGAGCCGGAGCTGGGTGCCGTGGCCGTGAACGAGATGTCCGGGCCGGGCCTGGTCGTGCCGTCGCCGGGTTCGCCGTTCGGGTGGACGTGCAGATAGGCGAGGTCACCGGAGCGCAGGGCGACCAGGTGGCCGTAGGCGCCGAGGTAGGGCTGGAGGTCGGTGACGGGCTTGCCGCCGCGGGAGACCTTCAGCTTCAGTTCGCCCGCCTTGCCCGGGCGCAGCGCGCCGGACAGCTTCACGTCGTAGCCATTGACCCGGGCCGTGGTGTTCGCCGGTGGCAGTTGCCGGGCCTCGTACGGGCCGGAGGCGGCGAGGTCCGCGCCGAGGGTGAGGTTCTCGGCGTCCTTCCCGGCCGGGGTGAAGTCGGCGAAGACGCGGTAGCCGCCCGCGCGGGGCAGGTCCACGGGGGTGCTCCAGGTGCCGTCGGCGGCCCGGGTGGGGTGCAGATGGCGGTAGGTGACCAGGTCGCGTGACGCGACGATGAGGTGCAGTTCCTTGTCGTGCTCGCGCTGGTAGGCGGTGACCGCGCGGCCGTCGGCGTCCCGGACGGTGAAGCGCAGGTCGGCCTGTTCGCCCGCGGTGACGCGCGAGGTCCGGAGGTCGAGCGTGTAGCCGCCCTCGGAGACCTGCAGTCCGCCGGCCGGGGGCGTGTCGTGCCCGCCGTGGCCGCCGCCCCCTGTCGTCTCGGGCGCGGGCCGGGTGTGTTCGTCCTCGTGCTTCGGGGGGCTGTCGGCGACGACGGGGCCGACGCCCTGTCCGACGCCGTAGGCCGCGCCGAAGGTCGCTGCCAGGGCGGCGGCGAAGGTGGTGATCCTCAGTCCGGTGTTCATGGCCGTCGGCTCCTTCAGATACCGGGCCTCCCGCTCGGATGCGGGGCCTCCATGCACTTCACCATACCCCTGGGGGGTATCTAGTCAAGTGGTTCTCGTGTTTGCATCCTATACCCCTAGGGGGTATACATGAAGTCGGCGGGTGGATACCCCCGCCCCGTATTCTCCGCATCTGTTGATCCACTCAGAGGAGGCACCCGATGCCCGCCACCACCTACGCCGTCTCCGGAATGTCCTGCGGCCACTGCGAGGCCACGCTGACCAAGGTCATCGGCGAGCTGGACGGGGTCAGCGGTGTCGAGGTCGACCTCGGCAACGGCCACGTCACCAGTGCCGCCGAGCCCGAGGACGCCCTCATCGCGGAGGTCGTCGACGAGGCCGGCTACGAGCTGACCGGGAGGGTCTGAGCCATGAGCACCGGTACGACGACCGGCACGGGCGCCGAGGTGGAGCTCGCCATCGGCGGCATGACCTGCGCCTCCTGCGCGGCGCGCATCGAGAAGAAGCTCAACCGCATGGACGGGGTCACCGCCACCGTCAACTACGCGACGGAGAAGGCGAAGGTCAGTTACGCCGGCGACGTCTCCGTCGGCGACCTCATCGCCACCGTCGAGGCGACCGGGTACACGGCGCGGGAGCCCGCGCCCCCCGCGGAACAGACCGACGCGGGCGAGGCCGCCGACGAACTGCGGTCCCTGCGCGAACGGTTGGTCACGGCCGTGGTGCTGGCGATTCCCGTCGTGGCCATGGCGATGATCCCGGCGTTGCAGTTCGAGTACTGGCAGTGGCTGTCGCTCACCCTGGCCGCGCCCGTCGTGACGTACGCGGCGTGGCCCTTCCACAAGGCGGCGTTCACCAACGCGCGGCACGGCGCGGCCACCATGGACACGTTGATCTCGGTGGGCACCTCGGCCGCGTTCCTCTGGTCGCTGTGGGCGCTGTTCTTCGGTACCGCGGGCACGCCGGGCATGACGCACCCCTTCGAGCTGACCATCGAGCGCACGGACGGCGCCGGGAACATCTACCTGGAGGCCGCCGCGGGCGTGACCGCCTTCATCCTGGCCGGACGGTATTTCGAGGCCCGCGCCAAGCGGAAGGCGGGCGCGGCGCTGCGGGCGCTGCTGGAACTGGGCGCGAAGGACGTCACGGTGCTGCGGGCCGACGGCCGTGAAGAGACCGTGGCGGTCACGGAGCTGAAGACCGGCGACCGCTTCCTGGTCCGGCCCGGCGAGAAGATCGCGACGGACGGGACGGTCGTCGAGGGGTCCTCGGCGGTGAACGCCTCGATGCTCACCGGCGAGTCCGTGCCCGTGGAGGTGGGCGCGGGCGACCCGGTCACCGGTGCCACGATCAACGTCGGCGGGCGGCTCGTCGTGCGGGCCACGCGGGTGGGTGGCGACACACAGCTGGCCCGGATGGCGAGGCTGGTGGAGGACGCGCAGAACGGCAAGGCCACCGCGCAGCGGCTCGCGGACCGGATCTCCGCCGTGTTCGTGCCGGTGGTGATCGCCCTCGCGCTGGGCACGCTGGGCTTCTGGCTGGGCAACGGGGCAGGGCTGACGGCCGCCTTCACCGCGGCGGTCGCCGTCCTCGTCATCGCCTGCCCGTGCGCCCTGGGTCTGGCCACGCCGACCGCGCTGATGGTGGGCACCGGGCGCGGCGCCCAGCTCGGCATCCTCATCAAGGGCCCGGAGGTCCTGGAGTCCACACGCCGGGTCGACACCGTCGTCCTCGACAAGACCGGCACGGTCACGACCGGCCGTATGACGCTGCTGGCCGTGCACACCGCCGAGAGCACGGACGAGGCCGAAGTGCTGCGGCTGGCCGGGGCGTTGGAGCACTCCTCCGAGCACCCGATCGCCCGGGCCGTGGCCGATGGGGCTCTGGAGAAGCTGGGCGCGCTGCCCACGCCGGAGGACTTCGCCAACGTGCCCGGACTCGGCGTGCAGGGCGTCGTCGAGGGCCACGCGGTGCTCGTCGGCCGGGAGCGGCTGCTGGCCGACTGGGCGATGGAACTGCCGGAGGGCCTGGCCGGGGCGAGGGCGGCGGCCGAGGACGCCGGCCGTACGGCCGTCGCGGTCGCGTGGGACGGCGAGGCGCGTGCGGTGCTGGAGGTGGCCGACGCGGTGAAGGACACGAGCGCGGAAGCGGTCGGCCGGCTGCGGGCGCTCGGCCTCACGCCGATCCTGCTGACCGGTGACAACGAGGCGGTGGCCCGTTCCGTCGCCCGTGAGGTGGGCATCGAGGAGGTCATCGCCGAGGTGCTCCCGCAGGACAAGGTCGACGTCGTCAAGCGGCTCCAGGCCGAGGGGCGGTCGGTGGCGATGGTCGGCGACGGCGTCAACGACGCGGCGGCCCTCGCCCAGGCCGATCTCGGTCTGGCCATGGGCACCGGCACCGACGCCGCGATCGAGGCCGGCGACCTGACCCTCGTGCGCGGCGACCTGCGGGCCGCGGCGGACGCCATCCGGCTCGCCCGCCGCACGCTCGGCACCATCCGCTCCAACCTGTTCTGGGCCTTCGCCTACAACGTTGCGGCCCTGCCGCTGGCCGCGGCCGGCCTGCTCACCCCGATGATCGCCGGGGCGGCGATGGCCTTCTCGTCGGTCTTCGTGGTCGGCAACTCACTGCGGCTGCGCACGTTCCGGGCCACTGGCTGAAGGGCCGGCGGCTGAAAGGCCGGCTGAAGGGACGGCGGCTCAGCGGTGGCGCCACACCAGCGTGTAGCGCCAGAGCAGACGGCGGCGCAGGCGGACGCCGGGGAGGACGGCCCGGGCCTCGCGCGCGATCTCGGTGAAGGTCAGGTCCGCCGGACGGGTGCGGGCGGTCATCGAGACCGGGCGGGGCGCCGGGCCGCCCCGGTTCTTCAGCAACGCCATGACGATGTTGAGCGGGACCGACGCGATGCCGAGCAGGTGGTCGACGGTGGTCCGCTCCCGGGCCACGCCGACGATCACCAGGGTCCCACCGGGCGCCAGATGGTCGCGGAAGGTCTCGAGCGCCCGGGTGAAGGGCAGATGGTGGACGACGGCGACACAGGTGATGACGTCGTACGACCGGTCACCGAGCCCGGTCAGCGCGTCGGCCGTCGTGTACGTCACCAGGGCCGCCGCCGGGGTCAGTTCCCGCGCCCGGGCCGTGATCCGCGGGTCGGCGTCGATCCCGTGCACGCGCCGCGCCCGGCCGGCCAGCAGCCGGGCCAGGTCGCCACTGCCGCAGCCCACGTCCACGGCGCTGTCCACCCGCTCGGGGAACTGCCGCAGGATCCAGCGGTGGAAGTGGGCGTTGTGGTCCCAGGGACGAGTGGCGTGGAACCGCTCGAGTGCGCGCAGGACCCGGTGGAGCAGAGATGACATGTGCTCAGTGTCCCGGCTCACCAGGGTGGCCGTCGGCCGTCCGGGCACTCGGGAGGTACCGGCTCACAGGGGCGCCGAGCGTGCGCCGGGCGTGAGCCGGTACCTTGCTGAGGAAGGCCACTGCGGGGAGAAGCACATGACCGATCCGACGACCACCGACGCGGACGTCCCCCGTCCGCTCCAGAACGCCCGGGACCGCGCGGGCGGCCGCGGCCGGCTCCTGGGCGCCGTGTTCGGCGATCTCAGGGCCGTGGACGGCGCCTTGTACGCGGCGGTGGCCGCCACCCCCACGCCGACCCTGGACCGCACGCTGCGCCACCTGTCCCACGCGGCCGATCACTCCAAGATCTCGTTCGCCATCGCCACCGCCCTGGCCCTGGGCGGGAAGCGGCCGCGCAAGGCCGCACTCGTCGGCGTCGGCGCGATCGCCGTGGCATCGGCCTCCGCCAACCTGCTCGGCAAGCGCCTGGTGCGGCGCGCGCGGCCCGACCGGGAGGCGGCCCGGGTGACGGTGGACCGACACGTCAAGATGCCGACCTCGGCGTCGTTCCCGTCGGGGCACACGGCGTCGGCAGTCGCGTTCGCCACCGCCGTCGGCGTGGTCCTGCCCCCCGCGGCGGTACCGCTCGGGGCGCTGGCGAGCGCCGTCGGCTACTCCCGCGTCCACACGGGCGTGCACTACCCGGGCGACGTGGCGGCCGGCGCCGTCCTCGGCATCGCGAGTGCCGCTGCGGCCCTGGCGGCGGCAGCGGCCACCCCGTCGGCGAGGACACAGGCCCTGCTCACGGCGGCCCGTTCATGGCCGCGGATCAGCATCGGCGGCACCCTGCGCGGGTGAGTCGTGGGCCGACCGGGCGCGGAAGCCCACCCCCGCGCCCGGCGCCCCCGCAGTGGCGCACCGCCGCACGAGCACCCCCCTGCTAGGGAAGAAGCACGGCAGCGGACCGGCGTACGTCGACCGCGGTCAGG
This is a stretch of genomic DNA from Streptomyces hawaiiensis. It encodes these proteins:
- a CDS encoding glycoside hydrolase family 15 protein translates to MGGTAQDRGGPGGRRYVPIAEHGLIGDLRSVALVGTDGTIDWYCCPAFDAPSVFASILDAERGGCFELAATVPARTKQFYFPDTNVLITRFFTEDGVGEVQDFMPVGGGPAEAERHRLIRRVVCVRGSIPFRTRVAPRFDYGSLPHTVRLTGDTAVFETEGLALALTATVPLEADGPEVRGDFKLSEGESAVFALDKVGGDVTPRRCARTEAEEQFAATVAYWRRWLSSSRYKGRWREMVHRSALTLKLLTYAPTGAIVAAPTTSLPEELGGERNWDYRYVWVRDAAFCVYALLRLGFTGEAEAFMDFVTRHISPGDGKTSGPLQIMYGIDGRTELPERTLDHLEGHHGSAPVRVGNAAADQLQLDIYGALIDSIYLYDKWAKPISSGHWDDVCALVDWVCTHWDQPDEGIWETRGGRKNFLYSRLMCWVAIERAIRMANRRGLPAELPRWRECRDTIYRRIMSRGWCEERGAFVQHEDGDVLDAAVLMMPLTKFIAPTDPKWLSTLDVLTEELVSDSLVYRYDPRSSPDGLRGDEGTFSICSFWYVEAMVHAGRIDEARLAFEKMLTYANHLGLYAEEISHTGEQQGNFPQAFTHLALISAAFNLDRALG
- a CDS encoding heavy-metal-associated domain-containing protein — protein: MPATTYAVSGMSCGHCEATLTKVIGELDGVSGVEVDLGNGHVTSAAEPEDALIAEVVDEAGYELTGRV
- a CDS encoding heavy metal translocating P-type ATPase, which codes for MSTGTTTGTGAEVELAIGGMTCASCAARIEKKLNRMDGVTATVNYATEKAKVSYAGDVSVGDLIATVEATGYTAREPAPPAEQTDAGEAADELRSLRERLVTAVVLAIPVVAMAMIPALQFEYWQWLSLTLAAPVVTYAAWPFHKAAFTNARHGAATMDTLISVGTSAAFLWSLWALFFGTAGTPGMTHPFELTIERTDGAGNIYLEAAAGVTAFILAGRYFEARAKRKAGAALRALLELGAKDVTVLRADGREETVAVTELKTGDRFLVRPGEKIATDGTVVEGSSAVNASMLTGESVPVEVGAGDPVTGATINVGGRLVVRATRVGGDTQLARMARLVEDAQNGKATAQRLADRISAVFVPVVIALALGTLGFWLGNGAGLTAAFTAAVAVLVIACPCALGLATPTALMVGTGRGAQLGILIKGPEVLESTRRVDTVVLDKTGTVTTGRMTLLAVHTAESTDEAEVLRLAGALEHSSEHPIARAVADGALEKLGALPTPEDFANVPGLGVQGVVEGHAVLVGRERLLADWAMELPEGLAGARAAAEDAGRTAVAVAWDGEARAVLEVADAVKDTSAEAVGRLRALGLTPILLTGDNEAVARSVAREVGIEEVIAEVLPQDKVDVVKRLQAEGRSVAMVGDGVNDAAALAQADLGLAMGTGTDAAIEAGDLTLVRGDLRAAADAIRLARRTLGTIRSNLFWAFAYNVAALPLAAAGLLTPMIAGAAMAFSSVFVVGNSLRLRTFRATG
- a CDS encoding class I SAM-dependent methyltransferase; this translates as MSSLLHRVLRALERFHATRPWDHNAHFHRWILRQFPERVDSAVDVGCGSGDLARLLAGRARRVHGIDADPRITARARELTPAAALVTYTTADALTGLGDRSYDVITCVAVVHHLPFTRALETFRDHLAPGGTLVIVGVARERTTVDHLLGIASVPLNIVMALLKNRGGPAPRPVSMTARTRPADLTFTEIAREARAVLPGVRLRRRLLWRYTLVWRHR
- a CDS encoding phosphatase PAP2 family protein; protein product: MTDPTTTDADVPRPLQNARDRAGGRGRLLGAVFGDLRAVDGALYAAVAATPTPTLDRTLRHLSHAADHSKISFAIATALALGGKRPRKAALVGVGAIAVASASANLLGKRLVRRARPDREAARVTVDRHVKMPTSASFPSGHTASAVAFATAVGVVLPPAAVPLGALASAVGYSRVHTGVHYPGDVAAGAVLGIASAAAALAAAAATPSARTQALLTAARSWPRISIGGTLRG